The DNA segment gttttattgttaaacTCCTGAATTAAAGCCAATCTTCTCCACTGTGTTTCATAACATTCTTTGCTGTGTCCAAACACTGATTAGTAattttaatgcaataaaatgtAAACAGCTGAAACTCTTCTCTTGTAAATCAGcatttattaaacacattaattattacagttattatgagtaaacatatttattgattattattattcaatatttaataGATTAATATAAAGAACAATCAGTTAGACACAGACAGAATATTGATTTGGCTCCGCCTCACGTGCCTCTGAGCACAGGAACACCATTTGTGGAAGAGCTGACGGATCTCTTTGGTTCTGAAGAAGTACAGGAAGGGGTTAAGGAGAGGCGGGATCAGCCAGTAGGTGAGTGTGAAGGCGATTCGATGGTTGATGTCAAACTTGACATTGGGCAGGTACGGCGAGGTCAGGACAACGAATCGTGGGACGTAGTGAATGCAGATGATGCAGAGCTGAGTTCCGCAGGTGGAAAAGGCCTTGGTTTTGCTAAGGCTGCTGGACATTCTCATGACGGACACCACGATGCTGAGATAAAAGAAAGTGATGATCAGGAGAGTCAGCGAGATGATGCTCGTCACTAACGAGGTGAAGACGAAGCTCTGGGCACTGACGTTGGAACAGACCAGGCTGTATAAGAACGCTGTGTCACAAAAGCAGTGGACGATCCGGTTCGGCCCGCAGAATGGCATCTGGGACATCTGAGTGGTGATGAAGGCCGGGATGATCATGGAAACGGTCCATGAGATCCCATTTAGGAGGATCATGATCCGGTTGGTCATCAGAACAGGATATCTGAGGGGGTAGCAGACCGCCAGGAACCGATCCAGAGCCATCGTCGTCATCACCAGGAAGTTGACGTTGGCGAAGTAATGGACCAGCAGCCTCTGGAACATGCAGGCATGGAAGGAGATGGTGCCGCCGTCGAGGAGATACCGGGACACGGTTTTAGGCAGGACCACGGTGCAGAACCCGATATCCGCCAACGCCAGGTTCATCATGATAATGTACATCGGCTTCTGCAGCCGCGGCTCCACCAACAACATCATCACGAACACAGAGTTACTGACCAGCACCGTAATGTACACACTCAGGAACAGCGCCCCCACCAGTCCAAAATACTCCGCCTGCAGTCCGGCAAAACCCAACAGAATAAACTCGCTAACCACCGAAACACTCGTCTGATTCTTCACTGAAATGCTGCAAATagaataagaaaatatataataagctATATCTTAACATATTCAGCtctgatataattattattacacatgtataacaaccacacaaaaaacagcaatattAATAGTTTTGCTTTATTTAAATGCTACTGCATATGTTGTATGAATTGCAGTAATATGTATCTTTATTTTCACTATGAGATACTATAAGCGTTAATTTTCACAttcacaataaaatacaataaaaatgaaatcaATGTTAATAAATATTAACAGATAATAAGATTTAATAACAGGCAAaacagataaaagataaaaaataaacaaacattatataataataataataataataataataataataataataataataataataataataataatatatgcagACTGAAGGTGACTAGAATTGGTTTAAAGTTTACTGCAGTGGATTTTACATTACTGGTGTTACTGCGACTTAATGCTCCCAGTACTGGGCAGCAGATCCAGCCACTACAATGGGTCTGATAattacctttatttattttattaattatttatattatttctaaaaaatattaaaagtagcCCACTACAGACAGTCcagtttttcatttattataatatcatattctaattatgattagaattaattactaattaatttattgatgaattaatttattgattcatttcttaatttatttatttattttagtgagTTTATAATTTAGACAAATGCAAGGAAAAATAATATTCTGTAAATCTAGTTGGATACTGCCAAAAAAACACTTACTATTCACAGAATTAAAATCAGTAAACAGCATGAACTAAAAAAAGATCTTATACAGAGATTAATCAGCAAGAGTCAACTCtttatattctttaaatattttttgtgttcttTATTTTCACACTCTTCGtattctttatattctttatatcCATACTCTTCATACTCTTCATATTCTACAtattctttatattctttattttcatactttatattctgtatattgtttAAATTCATACTCTTCATTctctttatattctttatatttttcatACTCTTCATAGTCTTTAAATTCTTTATAATCATTACATTCTTTATACTCTTTATATTCTTTATAGTTAATATATTCttaatatactttatattctttgaattcaatatatttttatatacgtTATATTCATTAAACACCTTATACTCTTtacattctttatattttttacaacttttattctatatattcttAATATACTTTATATTCAATATatcctttatatatttattatttcttacatTCTACActctttatattctttatattctttatttattttatatactttatatttatacatCATTTATATACTTAATATTCTTTATactcatatttttatatactttatattcaatatattctTTATACTCTTTATATTGTTCATATTCTATATGTTGTGTGTGAAAATTATAATcatatattgataaagtttttaAACCACAAACTGTTATTTTACCATACAATCATTACAATCCATTCCCATTGTATATTTATAACTGTTATAAAATTCATTGCTGTTCTGCAAAAACATTGAAtttgtaatttttcttttttctcttcataatgtaaatctgtttataatttataatgtaaataaGTCTGTTGTATTTGACTTTGGCAAAGAATGAACTGGAGGAAATGCTCCAGAATTAcctgtaataaaatatatttactttttcagaaatataaacagatttatttctatgttggagatacaagatttttttcCCACAGTGATGAATAACATTTtttatcatgaatatttaaatatttgcagGTAGATGATTACCTTTCCATTTTCACAAATAATTCTGAACTGCCTCTGAGAATCTGAGAGAAATCTTCTTCAGTAAAACAGCATAGAAATTAAAAAATCCCAAAATTCATTTGTTGTTTCAAAAGAAACAGTTTGGTCACTTTACCTGTACCTCACCTGTACCTGCACAACCCTCACCTGTACCTCACCTGTACCTGCACAACCCTCACCTGTACCTCACCTGTATCTGCACAACCCTCACCTGTATCTCACCTAAGCATAGATAATGATCCCACAACACTTTAAATGCACAACGTACCTCACCCCAACTGTGCGCACCTCACCTGCACTTTATCCATATCTGCACTAACCCCACCTGTACCTCACCTATACCTGAACTCACCTGGATCTTTTGCAGCTTTACTCTCTTTTATAGGATGAAGAGGTGTAAGAATGacccacatagcaacacctcCACCTGTCAGAGGCCAGTTCAGACCCCACCCTAATTCTATCCTGAAACAAACaaattaactgaacatttaataagataaaaacagatttacaataaaacaaaaatataaaactaaatataataatggttattatattattattagataatGGTTTTCTTCAGATAACTAAAGGTCCCCAGGGCCCCATCCTCgcaattctttttctttttataaatactttttatttggctgacacaaataaaaaagcttgaaaaaagtatttatgccccttgaactttttcacattttgtcaccttacaaccacaaacttaaatgtattttattgacattttaagtgatagaccaacacaaagtagcacatatttGTGAGAAGGAACAAAAATGATATTATACATGGGTTTTAAAACTTTAATCAAACTAAAATCTGAAATGTGTGACTCGTTAGTattacaaggtctcaggtgtgaacGAGGATCAGgactgttaaatttggtgttctGGGTTAAAATCACTCATGCTGGCCATTGGATAGTtaacatgccacctcatggcaaagagctCTATGAGGATGTGAGAAAAACAGAATCGTTGCTTTACACATAGATGGTCTAGACTATAAGACGATTGTAAACACCCTGTAACTGAGATACAGCATCGTGGCCATGGTCATATAATGTTTTTTCAGAACAGGTACCACTTAGAACAGATTTCATGAGGTGGTGCATTGGTGAGGAGTACCACGACAACTGTCCCTTGCAtacagtcaaacatggtggtggtagcatacCTGGTTTGGGACTGCATGAGTGCTTCCAACACTGgggagctgaattccaacatgtactgtgacattctgaagcaaagctttatgctgccttcaagtcctcctCGGAAATTCCTACTCACGAGGTTGGACGTTGTAATTATGACTTAACATGCGTTCAAGTAGTTTTTGATTTGGTGGAAATGAACGCCATTagaaaaataattttgtttatacttttggtttatcatcataaaaaaacaggaggTATTTTGCCATACCCCAAGAGCATAAggcaaatagaataaaaataaaaaaaactgtttaaaaaatatgttttaataaaataaatatatgtgcaCAAGGCAAGACTTGGGTCCTTCTAATTGGCTTTGTTGCTTAGTAACATTAGTGCAAGTCACCCTCAAAACTAAACTTAAGAACAACCTGTACAGTTTAAAACCATAGCTAATAAGCTTTACCGTTTACTGTAGGAGCAGAATCCATACTGGCAGCCGCCATGACGTCTTGTTCTGGGAAACTCTGGGCTTATCTTATAATCCGAGTTTCCCACTGGTGATGGCGTTCACCTCCTCTCATCTCATAAACACAGTTCACGATTTCCGACACGACTTAATGGCAGCATTAGATCACATCCATACAATaaagaccccaaacacacctccaaggtCACAACCGCCTTGCTGAGGAAGCTGAAGGTAAAAGTGATGGATTGGCCAAGTATATCTCCAGACTgaaacccaattgagcacctgtggggcatcctcaagcaaaAGGTGGAGGAGCACAAGGTCTCTAACATCTATCCACCGGCTCTGTGATGTCATAATGGAGAAGTGGAAAAGAATCCTGTAGCAACCTGTGAAGTTTTAGTAAACATTTCGTAAATTTAATTGTGTAGATATTTAGTTATGTCTAAGAGTTAAGTTACCATGCGTACGTTAACAAAACGAATGAAATAGCGAAAATTTAAAgtgaaaatacattttcattaactaaaactaatagaaacggtaattaaaagagaaatatgaaaattgagagtttataaaactatctcaaacaaactgaaattacaaatAGAATGCCCTTcgttttttgtgtttgtaaatttTTTTagaagcgctgtttccactcgaGCAGTTTGCAGCACCTCTGCACCTCGCTGTCCGTGACTTTACTTTTGTTTACCATCGCCAGCTAGCTGCAAAACAGcgacagaaaacacagagaaagctGCAGAATTCTGCATAGGATTAGAATATGATAATTTGGGTGAAAATGAGTTAATTGGGTTTCTGAGTTTGTTTTATTGTgtctcagattcagctctctataTGGGATGTgtttcatgttcatgtgtgttttattggCTATTTTAATCAGCAGTATTACATATACTTTGCACTTAAGGCTGCTAGCTTGTGGACTGTTACAGTCttgtggacagttggttgtttCACAGTGACAGAAAATGTATTTCTAAAATGGtttcttttgattaattttaTTACATAACACCTTTTTAAATCCTGCACCTCACAAATAACCCTAAGTATGAAAAAACAATTTAACTAATActagaactaataaaaactaaacctaatcactaataaaaaaacacagtaaaaactaGTAAACCCActttaaaaacgaattaaaatgGACTGAGTTGGAAAACGAAAAACGAGTTGGAAATAATTACAATtttaaactattataaccttggtaCAAACTGCATCACTAGAGGATCAGCTTGTTTCTGTGCAACAAACCATTAATGTCCCGACTCGATCCAAATTCTCACAGATGCTGGGGTGGTTTTACTCAAAGGGAAAACGGACTGGACGGAACTGGACTTTTAGAATGGAAATCAGTTTAGAAAAGTCCCACTGGTTCTGCTCTTTACTAAGTTTTAATCTCTCAGGACCCATTTCCTGTCAGACACTCAGGATTCGCCCGCAGAGAATAAATTAAAGGTTTAGAGACAAACAATCCTGACTGTCCCACTGGTACAaagacttacacacacacacacacacacacacactcatgcacacacactacATTGATTTGTTTTAAATGATGCCATAGACACAGCAACAACCCAAACTCACAATATAAACGAACATTCTAAACAACATCAAATCAATTGATACAAAATTATTACTGTTAATACTGTAAACTGATTAATCAGATAAAGTAATATGAATATGTAGAGTTCaaataaatatctttattttacagAAATATAATTTAGTAATTAGAGTTAGGCACAGCACTGATATCAAAAACATAGAATACCGTacaatattaatacattaatcaGAAGTGTCTGAGATCAGAAGTCTCTGAAGTTCAAGTTTTCCACTGGGATCCAATAGTCCTTCTGATTAAATCTCTATTCTTCAACTCTGTTAATAGAATTATTATTGTTCCGTTGGGGGAAGAAGTGGGAATATGGGAACTCGCGCATACATACATTTTCTCTTAATGAGCTATTAATGAGCTTATTAATAcctttttaatagtttattaataCCTTCTGACCTACGCCAAAGACATTTAATATAAACTGGCTAAATGTAAAGGAGAAATCTGAATCTtatggagagtcctgacctcaacctttgggatgaattagagtggagactgtgagccagaccttcttgtccaacatcagtgtctgacctcacaaataagcttctggaagaatggttgaaaattcccataaacacactaaaccttgtggaaagctttCCCAAATGAAttaaagctgttatagctgtaaaTGGTGGACCTTAAGGATAAAGAATGAAGTGTCACTCAAGGTAATATGCTTGTGAAGACAAATGAGCGAATacg comes from the Astyanax mexicanus isolate ESR-SI-001 chromosome 20, AstMex3_surface, whole genome shotgun sequence genome and includes:
- the LOC103047514 gene encoding olfactory receptor 10A4, whose amino-acid sequence is MESISVKNQTSVSVVSEFILLGFAGLQAEYFGLVGALFLSVYITVLVSNSVFVMMLLVEPRLQKPMYIIMMNLALADIGFCTVVLPKTVSRYLLDGGTISFHACMFQRLLVHYFANVNFLVMTTMALDRFLAVCYPLRYPVLMTNRIMILLNGISWTVSMIIPAFITTQMSQMPFCGPNRIVHCFCDTAFLYSLVCSNVSAQSFVFTSLVTSIISLTLLIITFFYLSIVVSVMRMSSSLSKTKAFSTCGTQLCIICIHYVPRFVVLTSPYLPNVKFDINHRIAFTLTYWLIPPLLNPFLYFFRTKEIRQLFHKWCSCAQRHVRRSQINILSVSN